A stretch of the Phyllopteryx taeniolatus isolate TA_2022b chromosome 5, UOR_Ptae_1.2, whole genome shotgun sequence genome encodes the following:
- the dkk3b gene encoding dickkopf-related protein 3b — MIVQYKYCPSRLVFVDPCAACSWKTTFASSRFHVMKPSLCSSSDFPNKSHPAVCSGALRVIRLKQEGRDAEMANCVLLLSVSFNLCLLWAAVGVVPSRAMVIADGQERGFVNLNDMFREVEELMEDTQHILEDAVDQITAESAKLLENHHHHSDKIVKDRAITIHTDKKTNNTAGETSHIRVASSGEWNSMYHECMVDEDCGELKYCFYGIDSSKCLPCIPTDMPCTKNEECCPSQMCVWGQCTVNATEGTEGTICQGQNDCKLDLCCAFQRELLFPVCNPKPGKGEACLNQPNLLMDMLAWDQEGPRDYCPCTNDLQCQSHGRGSVCGQ, encoded by the exons ATGATCGTACAGTACAAGTACTGTCCAAGTAGGCTTGTGTTCGTCGATCCGTGTGCAGCTTGCTCATGGAAAACAACCTTTGCATCCAGCCGTTTCCACGTCATGAAACCGAGTTTGTGCTCCTCCTCAGACTTTCCAAATAAAAGCCATCCAGCTGTGTGCAGTGGTGCTCTCCGCGTCATCCGTCTCAAACAAGAAGGAAGAGACGCAGAAATGGCCAACTGTGTTTTGTTATTATCTGTTTCTTTCAATCTGTGTTTGTTGTGGGCGGCTGTCGGAGTCGTGCCCAGCCGGGCAATGGTCATTGCGGACGGCCAGGAACGGGGCTTTGTCAACTTGAACGACATGTTTCGTGAAGTGGAGGAGTTGATGGAAGATACCCAGCACATATTGGAGGATGCAGTCGACCAG ATCACAGCGGAGAGTGCCAAGTTGCTGGAAAATCATCATCACCACAGTGACAAGATTGTGAAAGATAGAGCGATCACCATTCACACCGACAAG AAAACGAATAACACAGCAGGAGAGACATCACATATACGTGTGGCGAGCTCAGGCGAGTGGAACAGTATGTATCAT GAATGCATGGTGGATGAGGACTGCGGTGAACTGAAGTATTGTTTTTATGGGATTGACAGCTCCAAATGCCTGCCCTGCATACCAACTGACATG CCCTGCACAAAGAATGAGGAGTGTTGCCCAAGCCAGATGTGTGTTTGGGGCCAGTGTACAGTCAATGCCACTGAGGGAACAGAGGGAACGATCTGTCAGGGTCAGAATGACTGCAAACTGGACCTCTGCTGTGCCTTCCAACGAG AGCTTTTATTTCCTGTGTGCAACCCCAAACCGGGAAAGGGGGAGGCCTGCCTGAACCAACCTAACCTATTAATGGACATGCTTGCCTGGGACCAGGAGGGTCCTCGCGACTACTGCCCCTGTACCAATGACCTGCAGTGCCAATCTCATGG ACGTGGATCTGTTTGTGGACAGTAG